The DNA region CGGCATCCAGCCGGTAGGGTGAACCACATCAGCCGATGCCAGACGGCGTTGTCCCGCATCGAGGACCCCGGCTGCTCTTCTTCGCCTCGCGTCCGAACCCGACTGTGAAAGGACGAAGGGAACCCGCACATGACTACCAAGGCAGACCTGCCGGCCGGACTCCAAATGCGGACCAGTACCGCCGGCGGCGTCCACGGCAGCTGTGTCCAGGTCGGTTACTGGCCCGGCCGCGGCATCGTGGTCGCGCACAGCAAGGAAGGCGGAAACGGCGCGGTCCTGCTCTTCACGGTCCGCGAGTGGGAATCCTTCATCGAGGGCGTGAAGGCCGACGAATTCCCCGCGGCCGTTTAGCCTGCCGAATAGGACGCTCGCGCCGCGAACGAGTTAGGTTCGGTGGCTGTGACGTTCGAATACCGGGTCGATGACATCCTCGAGCTGTCGTGCCCGTTCACCGCGGCACGGGTGACCGAGCTGACGGCCGACGAAGTCTTCGTCGAATGGCCCTGGTGGGCCGTCGATCCGGACGGCGACGGCGAGCGCTGGAACGGCGTGGTCGCGGTCGCGGCCGGACCGGGCACGCCCGGATGGGATCGCGAGGTGTTCCGGATCCGGCCCGGCGACGGCGAACTCGCCGCCGACGCCCCGTGCCGGATCGGGATTCCGCCGACCGTCGTGCGCGTGATCGGACTGCGGCGGCACGAACCGCCGCGCGAGACCGGATGGCTGCCGCGGCCGCGACGGGAGATCGTCTACGTATGCGCCGGTCACCCCGACGTCACCGGCCAGGGCGCGGTGTTCGATCCCGACGATGACATTCCCCGCAAGGTCGAATTACGCTTCCGCCCCTACGCTTTCCTCGAGATCGGCGACGAGATCGCCGACGCCGCGGGCCGCGCCTGGCGGTTCGGCGGGCCCTGGAACTGGGAGCCGTTCGGCCCGGCCGAGACCACGGAGCCCGCATGGCCGCTGATGCTGCTGACCCGCGACGGGGACAGCGAGGACGCGGCCGCGGTCGACGTCACCGAGGCGACACTGTCGGGCTCGCACCAGGAGGAACTGGCGCGCTGGCGCGAGCTGGCCGGGCTGACCCCGATCGACCACACCACCGACTGACACCGCCGGTCAGGACTTCGCCAGGTACTCCAGTCTTCCCCGTCCACGGCCGCACGCATCATGCTCGCCAGGCCGGGATGGTTCTTCAACCCCGGATCGCCGGCCACGATCTCGCGCGCCACTTCCTGTGCGGCGGTGATGACTTCGAGATCGTCGAGCAGCGACAGCAGACGCAGACTGCGCGCGGTGCCGGACTGCGCCGAACCCAGCACATCGCCCTCGCGACGCTGCCGCAGATCCAGCACCGCCAGTTCGAAACCGTCGGTAGTGCCCGCCACCGCCTCCAAACGTGTCATGGCGGTACCCATCGGATTGGTCTCGGTGATGAGCAGGCACAAACCCGGATGCTGACCACGGCCGACCCGGCCGCGCAGCTGATGCAGCTGACTGACGCCGAAGCGATCCGCGTCCACGATCACCATGACCGTGGCATTCGGGACGTCGACACCGACCTCGACGACGGTGGTGCACACCAGCACATCGATCTCGGCGTCGTTGAACGCCCGCATGACCCGGTCCTTCTCGTCCGCGGGCAAGCGGCCGTGCAACAAGCCGACCCGCAGATCCTTGAAGGGCCCCGAGCCGAGCATCTCGTACATGTCCACCGCCGAATGGGTGGTGGGGCCTTCCTTCTCCTCCTCGGCTTTCGCCTTGCGGCCCTTGCCTTTCCCGTTCTCCTCCTCGTCGCCGATGCGCGAGCACACCACGTACGCCTGCCGGCCCTGGGAGACCTCTTCGTGGATCCGCTCCCACGCCCGATCCACCCACGCCGGTTTCACCTTGGCGGGAACGACTTTCGAGGTGATCGGGGACCGGCCACGCGGCAGCTGGGTCAGCACCGAGGTCTCCAGATCACCCAGGGTGGTCATGGCGATGGTGCGCGGAATCGGGGTCGCGGTCATGACCAGCAGGTGCGGGCTGGCTGCGCCCTTCGCCTTGGCGCGCAGCGCATCTCGCTGCTCCACACCGAAACGGTGCTGCTCGTCGACCACCACCATGCCCAGGTCGAAGAACTCCACATTGTCCTGGATCAGGGCGTGGGTGCCGATCACCAGACCGGCCTCGCCGGTGACCGCGTCCAGCAGGGCGGCCTTCTTCTGGCCCGCCGACATGGAACCGGTCACCAGCACCACCTTGGTGGCGTTCTCGTCCGCGCCCAGCTCCCCGGCCGTGCCGAGATCGCCGAGCATCTTCTTCAACGACCGATAGTGCTGTGCGGCAAGCACTTCCGTGGGGGCGAGCAGCGCGGTCTGCTGACCGCTGTCCACCACCTGCAGCATGGCGTGCAGGGCCACGATGGTCTTGCCCGAACCCACCTCACCCTGCAGCAGCCGGTGCATGGGGTGGGTGCGCGACAGATCCGCGGAGATCTCGTCGATGACCGTGCGCTGACCCTCGGTCAACTCGAACGGCAGCCGCTTGTCGAAGGCGGCGGCGATACCGTCGGTGCGCGGCGGGCACGGCTTGGCGATGCGGCCCTCGGTCTGATGGCGGCGTTCGGCCAGCACCAGCTGCAACGCCATCGCCTCGTCGAAACGCAGCCGGCCGCGCGCGGCTTCGATATCGGCCTTGTGCTCGGGTAGGTGGATCAGGCGCAGCGCGTCCGACACCGGCAGCAGGGCATGCTCGGTAAGTAGCGACTCCGGCAACGGGTCGTCGATGGGATCGAGCTGGTCGAGCACCTGGCGAATGCAGCGCAGCAGGTCCCAGCTCTGCACCTTCGCCGTCGACGGATAGACCGGGATGAATTCGCGCTCGAAGAACGAGACATCCACTCCCCCGGCGCCTTTCGCGGTCTGCGCCAGGCCGCGCAGCGCGCCGCCGCCGCGCACCGAGGTGAGGTTCTCGATCGACTCGCCCTGCTCGGGCAGGATCAGATAGTCGGGGTGCGAAAGGTTCCAGCGGTCGGGCCGCCACCAGTGCACGGTGCCCGACATCATCGCCCGCACACCGTCTTTCACCAGATAGCGAACCTTGTCGCCATTGAAGAAGGTGATCTCCACCGGGCGCGGGCCGCCGGTGTCCAGGTTCACCTTGAGCAGGCTGCCGCGCCGATTCTTCATCGGCCGCAGGTCGGTCTTGGTGACCCGGCCCATCACGGTGATGTGCTGGCCTTCCTCCGGCGCCTCCTCGGTGAGCGGCTGCCCCTGGGTGGCGTAGCGCAGCGGATAGTGCCGCAGCAGGTCCTCGACGGTCTGCATGTCGAAGTGCTCCTGCAGCGATTCCGCCGCCTTCACCCCGAGCACATGGTCGAGCCGATCGGCCAGTGTCGCCATCTATTCCACCCCGATCTGCACCAGGTCGCCCGCCTGCCCGCCCGGGTACACCACTACCTCCACACCCGGGAAGCCCGCGGCCACATGCGCGGTCAAGTCGTCGGAAAGCCCTTCGGGCGCATCGCCGCCCAGGAGCATGGTCACCAATTCCCCACCCAGGCCCAGCATTCGGTCCAGCAGGGTGCGCCCCGCCGCCCGCACATCGGAATCGATGACGACCACATCGTGGCCGACCAGACCGAGCCCGTCCCCCGCCTCGCACATCCCCACCATGGTCAGCGACCGCTCCGGCGCGACCCGCAGCGCACCCCACCGGGTCCCGGCCGCCGCCTCCGACATGGCGAACGCGTCATCGGCCGCGGCCCGCCCGGCATCGTGCATCGACAACGCCGCCAGCCCCTGCACCATCGACCCGCACGGCAGCATCAACACCTCCCGCTGCCCGTCGCGCGCCGCCACACTCACCGCCACCAGCTCGTGCGCCGGCAACGCCCCGTTCGGCAGCACCAGCACCTCCCGCTGCGGCACCCGCCGAACGGCTTCCAGCAGCACATCCGCGGTGACCGCCCCCTCGAGCACGACCGCCCCCGCGTCCTCGAACAACCGCACCGCACCGGTGCCCTCTGCCACCGCGAGGATCGCGCGATCAGCCTTCCCCGTCGGCGTGTGCCCGGAATCGTCGAGGATCTCGATCCGGATCCCACTCAGCACGCCCGCCGCCAGCCCGGCCTCGACCGCCGCGCCCGCGTCACCGCAATGCACATGGGCGGACCAGGTTTCCTCGCCGTCGCCTACGACAACCACCGAATCCCCGAGCGCCCCAAGCTGATCCCGCAGCTCGCCGATGCGCAGCTCGTCGCTCCCACGCACCAGGAACATCACCTCGTAATGCGGTGCGCCGGAGCCCCACTCGGAGCGCGGAGCCAACTCCCCCGCGGGCCGAACCACCGAAGTCGGCAGCACCGCACCCGGGTTCGGCACCGGCACGCTCGGATTCGACGCGGCTTCCCCGGACCACGCCGCGCCCGCCGAATACTCGACACCGCCGCCGGAACCATCGGCGCTGAAGTCGGACCGGTCAGCGGCGGCCGATCCCTCCGAGATGACCGATACATCTGTCGCCGGGCGATCCGGTATGCGCGACGGCCGTTCCTCCGGGGCGCCGCGCCGATAGACCGGCCGCGCGGGCGCGCTCCCCCCGGCTGCCGCCACCAACTCGTCCAGCAACACCAGCAATCCACGGGCCCCGGCATCGACGACACCGGCCTCGCGCAGCACGCCCAGTTGCGCGGGCGTCTCCCCCAATGCCTTGACCGCGCCGTCCGCCGCCGCGAGCGCGACACCGAGCAGATCCCGCTCCGAGGCGTCGGCGGCCCGTTCGGCAGCCCGATCCAAGATGGTGAGCATCGTCCCCTCGACCGGCGAACTCAGTGCCTCTCGCACCAGCCGCGCGGCCTGCCGCAGGGCGAACCGCAGCGCCTCGGCCGTGAGCGGCCTGTCGGCAACCGCGTCGGCGATGCCTCGCAAGACCTGCGACAGGATGATTCCCGAGTTCCCCCGCGCGCCCATGGTCGCCGCACGAGCCATCGCCCCCATGACGCCGTGCGCCGACACTGCCTGGTGGTCAGCGATCGCCGGATCCCGATCGGGCGATGCGGGCGTCGCCATATCCGTGGCACCGACCTGTAGTCGCAGGGCATCGGTCTGGGCGGCGGACTCTCCGCCGGCAGCACGGCCTCCGTGCTCACCGGCCGACGGGATCGGGGCGTCGATCGCCGCTTCGGCCCCGCGCACGGCTGCCCGCATGGTGCTCAGCAGGTTGGTGCCGGTGTCGGAGTCGGCGACGGGGAAGACATTGAGGGCGTTGATCTCGTCCCGGTGGCGTTCCAGGGCGGTGAGGGTGTGGCGACCCCAGTTCAACAAGGCCGTACCGTCCAGCGCGTCCGCTACCCCGGGCACCGTCACCGTCCTTCCCACACGTCATGGCCTCACCATCGAAAGAAACCCGTCGCCAGCCTAGTCGGGGCGGCCGACATCGTGCCGTCACCTGGCATTCGTACGCCGCATACGGGATCGGTGCCGGGGGCCTGATTGGACACGCCCGGGACGGGTTGGCTACTCTTGTGCGGTTGCCTCACGCAGGCATGGTCCTGCCCGCTCAGGTATCAGTCCGCGTTCACCAGCTATTCGCTGGTAGGTACGTCCAAGACATCAGGCTTTCGGACACGCTGTACATGGTGCAGTGCGTCCCTCTATGACATGAAGGAGCTCGCGACTATGGCTGCCGTCTGTGACGTCTGCGCCAAGGGCCCCGGCTTCGGTAAGTCGGTTTCGCACTCGCACCGGCGCACCAACCGTCGCTGGAACCCGAACATCCAGACCGTGCGCGCGCAGGTTGCCCCCGGCAACACCCGCCGCATGAACGTCTGCACCTCCTGCCTGAAGGCGGGCAAGGTCGTTCGCGGCTGATAATAGCTTTCCGACAGCAGCCCCGGCACCCAGAATGATGGGTGAACCGGGGCTGTTGTCGTTTCAGGGAGAGAACCATGAGTGACTGGCAGGTCGTTCCCCTCGAACCGAAGTACGTCTACAGCATGTCCGAATGCCATATCGCGTGCTGGCGGGAGGCGTATCAGGGCCTGGTGCCCCAGCATGTGCTCGACGCCTTCGACGTGGACCGGCGGGCGGCGGCGTGGGGCAAGATCCTGTTCGAGTATCCGGGGCGGATTCGGGTAGCGGTGCTCGACGACGGCACCGTCATCGGCTTCGCGGGCAGCGGCGACAACCTCGAGGAATCACCCACGACGGAGTACGAACTGAGCGCCCTCTACGTGCGCGCGGCCTATCACGGCACCGGGGTGGCGCAGGCCCTCATGGACGAGGTGCTGCCCGAGACCGGCGATGTCGCGCTGTGGGTGTTCGAGGAGAACCCGCGAGCGCGGGCCTTCTATCAGAAATACGGCTTCGAACCCGACGGTGAACGCCGAGTCGAAGCCTTCTCTCCCGCACTGCAAGTGCGGATGGTGCGCCGGGCCCTGACGGGGTGAGGCCCGGCGCCGTGGCTCACGCCGCGCCGTTGAGGCAATCCACCTGCTGGCTGATCGACTGCAACAGGCACGCCGTGCGCGAGGTGACGTTGGACGACAGTCCGCTCACGCTATTGGTGTCGAGCAGGCTGCCGACGGGCGTGACCGAGGTGGTGGTCTCGGGGACGTACGGGTCCAGCGTCAGCGGCGCGGCACCGGCGACGGCCGGAGCCGAGGCCAGCGCGGCACCCGCGGCCAGCGCGACGAAAACACCACGGGCAGTCTTCTTCTGCATACACATGCTCCTGAATCAGGTAACGGATCGGCGCTACGGCAGACGCCAGTCCACCGGCGCGGCACCCAGGGTACCCAGCAATTCGTTGGTTCGGGAGAAAGGACGAGATCCGAAGAATCCCCGCGAAGCCGACAGCGGTGACGGATGGACGGATTCGATGTAGGGAGTGTCGCCCAGCAGCGGCTTCAACGTGGAAGCGTCGCGGCCCCACAGAATCGCCACCAGCGGCTGATCGCGGGCAACCAGCGCGCGAATTGCCTGCTCGGTCACCGCTTCCCAGCCCTTGCCGCGATGCGAGGCCGGCTGGCCCGGCTGCACCGTCAGGACTCGGTTGAGCATCAGCACGCCCTGATCGCACCACGGCGACAGATCGCCGTTGGACGGCATCGGCAGACCCAGATCCTTGGTCAGCTCCGAGTAGATGTTGGACAGACTCCGCGGAATCGGCGAAACGTCCGGTGCCACCGAGAAACTCAGTCCCACCGGATGCCCCGGCGTCGGATACGGATCCTGACCCACGATCAGCACCCGGACCTTGTCGAAGGGCCGCTGGAAGGCCCTCAGCACGTTCTCCCCCTTCGGGAGATAGCCACGCCCCTCGGCGTTTTCGATTCGCAGGAATTCACCCATCGCGGCAATGCGGTCGGTCACCGGCTCGAGGGCCTCGGCCCAGCCCGTGTCGATGACTTCCGACAGTGGTTTCGCACCCATGTCGGGAAAACTTATCGTGTCGAGATTCATCGCGATACCGGGCCCGGCTATGCGAAGGATTCCCAACCGGCGGGTCCGGTCCGCGCGGTTCCGTCGACCGTCACACCCGAGCCTGCGCGGACCGCTCCGACCCGCACCCAACCATCCGGCAAATCACCCGAATCGGCGAAAGTCGCGGCGAACGCGTGGTCCTCGCCACCCGCCAGAATCCAGTCCAGGGGGCTGACGCCCAGCGCCTTCCCGACCGCCTCCAGGGCGGGGTCGGACAGGGCGGCCGAGTCGAGATCGATGGCCACGCCCGAGGATTCGGCGATATGCCCGAGGTCGGCCAGCAATCCGTCCGACACGTCGGTGAGCGCGGTGACCTCGACCGTGTCGGGCAGCTCCAGCACCGCCTCGTAGGGCGGCTGCGGAACCCGGTGCGCGGCAACCATCTCCGCGAACTCGGCGGTCAGCTCCGCCGACCCGGCCGACAGCACCGCCAGCCCGCCGCCCGAATGGCCCAGCGGTCCGGCCACCGCCACCACGTCACCCGGGCGCGCGCCCGAGAGTTTGATCGGCGCGCGACGCGGATCCCCGAACGCGGTCACCGAGATGATGATCAGCGGACTGCGCACCATGTCCCCGCCGGCGATGGACGCCCCGGCCCGCCCGGCCTCGGCCCACATGCCGTCCGCCAGCGCGCGCACGAATTCGACCGGAGTATCGGCGGGACAGCCCAGCCCGACCACGAAGGCGCTCGGCACCGCACCCATGGCCACCACGTCGGCGGCGTTCTGGGCGATGGCCTTGCGCCCGATCTCCTGCGGGCTCGACCAATCGACGCGGAAGTGCCGGTCCTGCACCAGCATGTCGGTGGTCACCACGAACCGGCCCTCGGGCGCGGCGATCACCGCGGCATCGTCACCGGGCCCCAGCAGCACCCCCGAGGTCTGTGTCCGGCCCGCGTTCACCAGCGCGATGAGCCCGAACTCCCCCAGCTCACCCACCGTGCGGGCGGCCGGAACTGACTGCGGGTTGCTGCCGGTAGTGATGGCGGTCTCCTTCGGGAGTGTGATGCGGGCGGCCGACCGCTCGACGGTACCCTCGAAGCCGCAATCGACGACCAGCAGCCGGGATGCGCGCACCGAGGACGTGCGGGCCCGGCACGGCACGATCGGGGATCGACGACCGGATGAGCAACGACACCCGCGGCAACGAAGCGGACCATAGCGACGCGGCCCTGCCCGAGCAGGCGACCGACGCGACCGACGCCGAGCCGACCGGCGACGCGCAGCCGGAGCCCGCGAACACCGCCGACGCGGCCTCGGACGAGGACTACGGCATGCGCCGCTCGCCCGCGCTCATCGCCACCGCCGTCGCCCTGCCCGTCGCGCTCGTCGTCGGACTGATCGTGATGGGCGTGCTGGCCAATCGGCACCACAGCCGCGATCCGCTGGCCCTCGGCGCGGTCCCCGCCCCGGCCGCCGCGGGTCCCGAATGCACCGCGCTGCTCCCCGCCCTGCCCGACAAGATCGGCGACTACACCACCGCCGAGCTGGTGCAGCCCGCGCCGCCCGCCACCCACGCCTGGCAGCTGCCCGACGGCGGCGACCCCATCGTGGTGCGCTGCGGCCTGGACCGGCCCCTGGAATTCACCAAGTCCTCGCCACTACAGGTGGTCAACGGCGTCAACTGGTTCGAACTGCGCGACCAGACCAGCGGCGTCACCTCCGGCACCTGGTGGGCCGTGGACCGCGGCACCTATGTCGCGCTGACCACGCCCGACAATGCCGGAGCGACTCCGCTGCAGGAGGTTTCGGAGGCCATCAAGAAGGCGATGCCGGAGAAGCCGTTGGACCCGAATCCGATCCCCAACTGACGCATATATGAGGCCCGAGCCCGTCGCTCAGAGCTTGCGGAGCTTGGCCTTTCCGGCGGCGAGGTCGATCTCGGGTCCCTCGTCGCCGTCGCCCGGGTTCTCCCGGTGCATGAGCACCGACTGCCGCTGTTCCATCTCCAGCCGCTTGCCGGAACTGAAGGCCGCGTCGAATTGCTCCAGGCCGATGGCCGCCGCGTTGCGGTCTTCCTCGTTACGCATCCACGGCAGCGCGGTGCGCCCGGTCAGCTTTCGGTAGGCGACATCGGCGAAGGCCACCGCGATGATCAGCAGTGCCAGCCCGGGAATCGTCAGAGCCACGATCACGCCATCGAGGCTACGCGCCGGCGACGGCGCCGACGTCGCTCTCCGGTCGCACGGAAACGGCCCGGTCCATCATCCGAAATGATGAACCGGGCCGTTCGTGGTCACGGTCAGCGCAGGCCGGTGCCGCGGGCGCGGGCGGTCTCGATGAGGGTGCTCACCAAGGTCCGGTTGTCGATCCCGGTGGCCTCCCACATGCGCGGGTACATGGAGATCGAGGTGAAGCCGGGCATGGTGTTGATCTCGTTGATGACCGGGCCGTCGGCGGTCACGAAGAAGTCGACGCGGGCCAGACCCTGGCAGTCCAGGGCGCGGAAGGCACGCACCGCGAGCTCCCGGATCTCCAGCGACACAGCGTCGTCCAGCTTGGCGGGGACGTCGAACTCGCAGACGTCGTCGAGGTACTTGGTGTCGAAGTCGTAGAAGTCGGGGGCCTGCGAGTCGTCCTCGGGCATCCGGATCTCGGCGACCACACTGGCTTCCACCCGGCCGTCCGGGAATTCCAGCACGCCGCACTCCACCTCGCGCCCGACGATGCCGGACTCGACGATCACCTTCGGGTCGTGGCGGCGCGCCTCGGCGATGGCGGCGTCCAGCTCGTCCCAGCTGTCCACCTTGGTGATGCCGATCGAGGAACCGCCGCGGGCGGGCTTCACGAACACCGGCAGCGCCAGGCGGGCCCGGTCGGCGTCGGCGACGGTCGCCGTGCCGGGGCGCAGCACCACCTGCGCGCCGACCGGAAGGCCCTCGGCGGCAAGGAGTTTCTTGGTGAACTCCTTGTCCATGCCGGCCGCGCTGGCCAGCACGCCGGGACCGACGTAGGGCAGTTCGGCCAGTTCGAGCAGACCCTGCAGGGTGCCGTCCTCACCGAACGCGCCGTGCAGCACCGGGAACACGATGTCGACCGCGCCGAGCACGGTCTCCGCGCCGTCGAGCGGCACCAGCGCGCCCGCGCGCGAGGGGTCCGCGGTCAGCGCCAGCGCGGTGCCCTTGTCGTCGACCATGGGCAGCGCCCGATCCTGGGCGGACAGGGTCCGCGGATCCGCGTCGCCGAGCACCCAGGTGCCGTCGCGCGTGATACCGATCGGAACCGCCTCGTAGCGTTCGGGATCGAGGCTCGCCAACACGGTGCGCGCGGACACACACGACACCCCGTGCTCATTGCTGCGGCCGCCGAACACCACCGCCACCCTGGTCCTGTTGGTCATGCCCCGAACCGTACCCGGTCGAATGTGGCGGCAGTGTTACGCGGTCGTCCCGGCCCCTCGACACGGTCGCCCGCGGCCGGGTGCGGGTTCACTCGGATTTGAGGCGACGCCCCTGCAGTTGCCCGACCGCCTCGGCTGCGGAGAGACCCTCGTGGCACACCTGATGCACCGCATTGGTCAGCGGCATCTCCACGCCGTGCGCCGCGGCCAGCGCCCGCACCGATGTGCAGGACTTCACACCCTCGACGACCTGGCCATGAGTCGCCTGCAGCGCGGTCTCCATGGTGCCGCCCGCGCCCAGCGCGCGCCCGAAGGACCGATTGCGCGACAGCGGCGAGGTGCAGGTAGCCACCAGGTCGCCGACGCCGGCCAGGCCGGCGAAGGTGACCGGCTCCGCGCCGACCGCCACCCCGAGCCGGATGATCTCGGCCAGCCCGCGCGTGATGAGGGTGGCAACCGAGTTGTCGCCCAACCCCATTCCCGAGGCGATACCGCAGGCGAGCGCGATGACGTTCTTGCACGCCCCGCCGATCTCGCAGCCGATCACGTCGGAATTGGTGTACGGCCGGAAATAGCCGGTGGCACACGCGTGCTGCACCGCCTCGGCGCGCGCCACGTCCGGGCAAGCGATCACGGTCGCGGCGGGCTGCCCGGCCGCGATCTCGTGCGAGAGGTTCGGGCCCGACAGCACCGCGATGCGGCTCGGGTCCGCGCCGGAGACCTCCGCGATCACCTGGCTCATGCGCAACAGGGTGCCGGTCTCGATGCCCTTGGCCAGACTCAGCAGCGTGGCCTCGGGCGGGATCAGGTCCTTCCAGGCCGTCAGATTCGCGCGCAACGACTGCGAGGGCACCGCCAACACCACGATGTCGGCCCCGTCGAGCGCGACCGCCGGGTCATCGGTCGCGGCCAGCGGCGGCAACGCGACATCCGGCAGATACCAGGGATTGCGATGCTCGGTCGCGAGCACCTTCGCCACCTCCGGCCGCCGAGCCCACATGGTGGTCTCGGTTCCCGCCTCCGCCAACACCTTCGCGAACGCGGTCCCCCATGACCCCGCTCCCAACACCGCTGCCCTTGCCATGTGACAAATATATGCGCGCGTCCCGTGAGCCACGCCCGTTGTGCCGTCAGCGCGGAATTCGACGCCGCTCACACACCCGTCATCTTGGAGTGGGAGGATTCGGGCATGCACCCGTCCGTGCACGCGGTCATCGCTGTGAAGAGCCTGGGACTGGCCAAGAGCCGGCTGGCCGATGGGCTGGCTCCCGAGTACCGGCCGCGACTCGTGCTGGCCATGCTCGAGGACACGGTGACCGCCGCGGTGGCGACACCGGCGATCGCCTCGGTGACCGTGGTGACGCCGGACCCGACCGTCGCCGGCGTGGTCCGTGCCCTGGGCGCGCGAGTCCATCCCGAGCCCGAGGTCATCGCCCCGCACACCAGCGGACTCAACGCCGCCCTGGCCGCGGGCGCGGAGGGGGTGCGGCGCGCGCACGGGTCCGTCGATCTGCTTGCCCTGCAAGCGGATCTGCCCGCACTGCGCGCGGCCGAACTCGGCGAGCTGCTGCGCAGCGCCCGGCATCACCGCTCGGTGGTCACCGATCACGACGGCAGCGGCACCGTCGCCCTGCTGGTGCGCGGCGGCGGTGACGATCCGCTGAATGCCGCGCTGAACCCGCTTTTCGGTCCGGACTCCGCACGCCGCCATATCGCAGGCGGCGCGGTGGAGGTGCTGGGCGAGTGGCCGGGGCTGCGGCAGGACGTCGATACCGCGGCGGATCTCGAGCGCGCCGTGGCGCTCGGCGTCGGGCGAGCCACCAGCGCGCTACTCCGAGAAGTCGGCGTGTCGCAGGCGTGTCATGAGACCGGGGACAGGTGCCGGGCCGAGTCGTCACTGTCCTGACGGCGGCGTGATCTGCACTGCAATGGACGGTGTCAGAACGGCACCCCACCCACGACATAAGGAATGATCGTGAGAGTGAGCGAAACGGAAACCGTCAAGCAATCGCCGCTACTACCGGCGGCGCCGCCCGCGGCAACCCCACCGCCCACCGCGATACCGCCGCTGCCCGCGGACCGGTACGTCAACCGGGAACTGAGCTGGCTCGATTT from Nocardia tengchongensis includes:
- a CDS encoding DUF397 domain-containing protein — its product is MTTKADLPAGLQMRTSTAGGVHGSCVQVGYWPGRGIVVAHSKEGGNGAVLLFTVREWESFIEGVKADEFPAAV
- a CDS encoding DAK2 domain-containing protein, translated to MPGVADALDGTALLNWGRHTLTALERHRDEINALNVFPVADSDTGTNLLSTMRAAVRGAEAAIDAPIPSAGEHGGRAAGGESAAQTDALRLQVGATDMATPASPDRDPAIADHQAVSAHGVMGAMARAATMGARGNSGIILSQVLRGIADAVADRPLTAEALRFALRQAARLVREALSSPVEGTMLTILDRAAERAADASERDLLGVALAAADGAVKALGETPAQLGVLREAGVVDAGARGLLVLLDELVAAAGGSAPARPVYRRGAPEERPSRIPDRPATDVSVISEGSAAADRSDFSADGSGGGVEYSAGAAWSGEAASNPSVPVPNPGAVLPTSVVRPAGELAPRSEWGSGAPHYEVMFLVRGSDELRIGELRDQLGALGDSVVVVGDGEETWSAHVHCGDAGAAVEAGLAAGVLSGIRIEILDDSGHTPTGKADRAILAVAEGTGAVRLFEDAGAVVLEGAVTADVLLEAVRRVPQREVLVLPNGALPAHELVAVSVAARDGQREVLMLPCGSMVQGLAALSMHDAGRAAADDAFAMSEAAAGTRWGALRVAPERSLTMVGMCEAGDGLGLVGHDVVVIDSDVRAAGRTLLDRMLGLGGELVTMLLGGDAPEGLSDDLTAHVAAGFPGVEVVVYPGGQAGDLVQIGVE
- the rpmB gene encoding 50S ribosomal protein L28, yielding MAAVCDVCAKGPGFGKSVSHSHRRTNRRWNPNIQTVRAQVAPGNTRRMNVCTSCLKAGKVVRG
- a CDS encoding GNAT family N-acetyltransferase, whose protein sequence is MSDWQVVPLEPKYVYSMSECHIACWREAYQGLVPQHVLDAFDVDRRAAAWGKILFEYPGRIRVAVLDDGTVIGFAGSGDNLEESPTTEYELSALYVRAAYHGTGVAQALMDEVLPETGDVALWVFEENPRARAFYQKYGFEPDGERRVEAFSPALQVRMVRRALTG
- a CDS encoding uracil-DNA glycosylase; its protein translation is MGAKPLSEVIDTGWAEALEPVTDRIAAMGEFLRIENAEGRGYLPKGENVLRAFQRPFDKVRVLIVGQDPYPTPGHPVGLSFSVAPDVSPIPRSLSNIYSELTKDLGLPMPSNGDLSPWCDQGVLMLNRVLTVQPGQPASHRGKGWEAVTEQAIRALVARDQPLVAILWGRDASTLKPLLGDTPYIESVHPSPLSASRGFFGSRPFSRTNELLGTLGAAPVDWRLP
- a CDS encoding thiamine-phosphate kinase, which encodes MRASRLLVVDCGFEGTVERSAARITLPKETAITTGSNPQSVPAARTVGELGEFGLIALVNAGRTQTSGVLLGPGDDAAVIAAPEGRFVVTTDMLVQDRHFRVDWSSPQEIGRKAIAQNAADVVAMGAVPSAFVVGLGCPADTPVEFVRALADGMWAEAGRAGASIAGGDMVRSPLIIISVTAFGDPRRAPIKLSGARPGDVVAVAGPLGHSGGGLAVLSAGSAELTAEFAEMVAAHRVPQPPYEAVLELPDTVEVTALTDVSDGLLADLGHIAESSGVAIDLDSAALSDPALEAVGKALGVSPLDWILAGGEDHAFAATFADSGDLPDGWVRVGAVRAGSGVTVDGTARTGPAGWESFA
- a CDS encoding DUF3515 domain-containing protein; translation: MSNDTRGNEADHSDAALPEQATDATDAEPTGDAQPEPANTADAASDEDYGMRRSPALIATAVALPVALVVGLIVMGVLANRHHSRDPLALGAVPAPAAAGPECTALLPALPDKIGDYTTAELVQPAPPATHAWQLPDGGDPIVVRCGLDRPLEFTKSSPLQVVNGVNWFELRDQTSGVTSGTWWAVDRGTYVALTTPDNAGATPLQEVSEAIKKAMPEKPLDPNPIPN
- a CDS encoding DUF6191 domain-containing protein translates to MIVALTIPGLALLIIAVAFADVAYRKLTGRTALPWMRNEEDRNAAAIGLEQFDAAFSSGKRLEMEQRQSVLMHRENPGDGDEGPEIDLAAGKAKLRKL
- a CDS encoding D-alanine--D-alanine ligase family protein, producing MTNRTRVAVVFGGRSNEHGVSCVSARTVLASLDPERYEAVPIGITRDGTWVLGDADPRTLSAQDRALPMVDDKGTALALTADPSRAGALVPLDGAETVLGAVDIVFPVLHGAFGEDGTLQGLLELAELPYVGPGVLASAAGMDKEFTKKLLAAEGLPVGAQVVLRPGTATVADADRARLALPVFVKPARGGSSIGITKVDSWDELDAAIAEARRHDPKVIVESGIVGREVECGVLEFPDGRVEASVVAEIRMPEDDSQAPDFYDFDTKYLDDVCEFDVPAKLDDAVSLEIRELAVRAFRALDCQGLARVDFFVTADGPVINEINTMPGFTSISMYPRMWEATGIDNRTLVSTLIETARARGTGLR
- a CDS encoding NAD(P)H-dependent glycerol-3-phosphate dehydrogenase, giving the protein MARAAVLGAGSWGTAFAKVLAEAGTETTMWARRPEVAKVLATEHRNPWYLPDVALPPLAATDDPAVALDGADIVVLAVPSQSLRANLTAWKDLIPPEATLLSLAKGIETGTLLRMSQVIAEVSGADPSRIAVLSGPNLSHEIAAGQPAATVIACPDVARAEAVQHACATGYFRPYTNSDVIGCEIGGACKNVIALACGIASGMGLGDNSVATLITRGLAEIIRLGVAVGAEPVTFAGLAGVGDLVATCTSPLSRNRSFGRALGAGGTMETALQATHGQVVEGVKSCTSVRALAAAHGVEMPLTNAVHQVCHEGLSAAEAVGQLQGRRLKSE